From Psychroflexus torquis ATCC 700755, the proteins below share one genomic window:
- a CDS encoding LysR family transcriptional regulator: MKYTLHQLQLFLEISQCKSITKTAETLHLSQPAVSIQLKNLQDQFSIPLTEVVGRKLYVTEFGMEIAEAAKKIIEEVDAINYKSLSYAGKLSGKIKISVASTGKYVMPYFLSDFMNKHKGVDLIMDVTNKTKVLRSMERNEVDFALVSVLPKKLKVNSVELMKNQLYFVGGSQLELKQVPTQKELFTKLPLIFREEGSATRNAMEQFTSKHSYQIRKKIELTSNEAVKQAVQAGLGFSIMPLIGIKNELKEKELQIIPVKGLPISTTWQVIWLSSKNLSPAATAYLEYLKINKERIIDSHFSWIKKYES, encoded by the coding sequence ATGAAATATACTTTACATCAACTCCAGTTATTTTTGGAAATATCACAGTGTAAGAGCATAACGAAGACAGCAGAGACTCTTCATTTATCTCAACCCGCAGTATCCATACAGTTGAAGAATCTACAGGATCAATTTTCTATTCCTTTAACTGAAGTTGTTGGCAGGAAGCTTTATGTCACTGAATTTGGAATGGAAATCGCTGAAGCCGCTAAGAAAATTATCGAGGAAGTGGATGCCATAAATTATAAGTCTTTATCCTATGCAGGCAAACTTTCAGGTAAGATTAAAATTTCTGTGGCCTCTACGGGTAAATATGTGATGCCCTATTTTTTATCGGATTTTATGAACAAACATAAGGGCGTAGATCTGATTATGGACGTGACCAATAAAACTAAAGTACTAAGGAGTATGGAGCGCAATGAAGTGGATTTTGCCCTTGTGTCTGTACTTCCTAAAAAACTAAAAGTAAACTCTGTAGAGCTTATGAAGAACCAATTGTACTTTGTAGGAGGGAGTCAACTCGAACTAAAACAAGTTCCTACCCAAAAAGAATTGTTTACTAAGTTGCCACTCATCTTTCGAGAAGAAGGATCTGCTACACGAAATGCTATGGAGCAATTTACTTCTAAACATAGTTACCAAATAAGGAAAAAAATAGAACTTACTTCCAACGAGGCCGTTAAACAAGCTGTTCAGGCAGGCTTGGGATTTTCAATTATGCCTTTGATTGGGATTAAAAATGAACTTAAGGAAAAAGAGTTGCAAATTATTCCTGTGAAAGGTTTACCAATTTCTACCACATGGCAAGTCATTTGGTTAAGCTCTAAGAATCTTTCTCCTGCCGCTACCGCTTATCTAGAATATCTAAAAATAAATAAAGAGCGCATTATTGATTCTCATTTTTCTTGGATTAAAAAATACGAATCATAA